AAAAATAAAATTAGTCAAAAATATCCTGAGAAAATGCGATCGCGCTAACTGGGTATATTTAAAACCTGAAACGACGTATTTACGTTACACAGCATGAGTCCTTTGTACAGTGCGTAAGTCCTAATGTATATACAATCTTCCTTCTGAGCAATGAGTAGCCGTCTTCATTTGGCAAAAGGAATCAAAATAACATACTCCGTATCAACATTTATTAAGTTTTAATTCTAGGAGAATCTGAAGATTTTTGATATACTACGGTAATTGGATTGATTTACCGTAGTATTTGATTGTCCCAAAACAGTCCATTTCACAAAAGTTCCAACAGAAATATTACTGTTCAATCAACTGAATCAAAACGCAGAAATATGAAGTATAACCAACTTGGCAGGAGTGACTTAAAAGTTTCTGAAATTTGTCTGGGCACTATGACTTATGGGCAGCAAAATACTATTGAAGAAGCCCACGAGCAGCTAGATTATTCTATTGCCCAGGGAGTTAACTTTATCGATGCGGCGGAGATGTATCCAGTTCCAACAAGTGGCGAAACTTATGGATTAACTGAAACTTACATCGGGGAATGGTTAAAGCGTCAACAAAGAGATCGACTTATTATAGCGACTAAAATTGCTGGGCCTGGTCGCGGCTTTAAATGGGTACGTGGTGGAGCCAAAGCAATTGACCGTGATAATATCAAACAAGCTGTAGATGATAGTCTAAAAAGATTACAAACAGATTATATTGATCTGTACCAAATTCACTGGCCCGATCGCTATGTGCCACGATTTGGGCAAACGGTATTCGATCCGACTCAGGTGGGAGAAACGGTTCCTATCACTGAACAGCTAGCAGTTTTTGCTGACGTAATTAAGGCAGGTAAAATTCGCTATATCGGTTTGAGTAATGAAACCCCGTGGGGAGTTGCCCAGTTTAGTAGCGCTGCTAAACAGTTAGGATTGCCCAAAGTTGTTTCGATTCAAAATGCTTACAACTTGCTAAATCGAGTATTTGACGGAGCCTTAGCAGAAGCAGTTTATCACGAAGAAATTGGATTACTCGCTTATAGTCCTTTAGCATTTGGCTTCTTGACTGGCAAATACCTAAACGGCAAACCAGAGAAAGCAAGAGTTAGCTTATTTGAAAATTTTGGTCAACGCTACTTAAAACCAAAAGTAAGTGAA
This genomic interval from Nostoc sp. KVJ3 contains the following:
- a CDS encoding NADP(H)-dependent aldo-keto reductase → MKYNQLGRSDLKVSEICLGTMTYGQQNTIEEAHEQLDYSIAQGVNFIDAAEMYPVPTSGETYGLTETYIGEWLKRQQRDRLIIATKIAGPGRGFKWVRGGAKAIDRDNIKQAVDDSLKRLQTDYIDLYQIHWPDRYVPRFGQTVFDPTQVGETVPITEQLAVFADVIKAGKIRYIGLSNETPWGVAQFSSAAKQLGLPKVVSIQNAYNLLNRVFDGALAEAVYHEEIGLLAYSPLAFGFLTGKYLNGKPEKARVSLFENFGQRYLKPKVSEAVAAYVEIAKRHQLSPAHLALAFVRSRWFVPSTIIGATTLEQLKENLASIDVVLNKDILEELDIVHAQSPNPAP